The DNA region CGGAATAGGAGGTTATCATGCTGAAAAATATACCCAGCATTTTTACGCCGGAGCTGATAAAAATTTTAATGGAGATGGGCCATGGCGATGAACTTGTACTTGCGGATGGAAACTATCCGTGTAATGGACATCCTTCACGTGTGGTGCGTTGTGATGGTCATGGGATACCGGAGCTTTTAGATGCAATTATGAAGTTTATGCCTTTGGATTCATATGTAGAGCATCCGACCGTTTTAATGGAGGTGCTGCCTAATGATCCGTATGTCCCCGTGATTTGGGATACGTATCGCAAGATCATCGGTGAGTATGAGGAAAATGGTGCCCGTGAAGAGGCGATTAATAAATATGATTTCTATAAGCGGGGTGCGCAGGCATATGCAGTTGTAACTACTAGTGAGAAAGCTATGTATGCAAATATAATTCTTAAAAAAGGTGTTGTTCGATAAGTAAAATAATATGAAAGGTATGGTGAGTAAAAATGTCAGAAAAGTGGGCACAGTTATCTGATGGCTATTTAACAAAGACTCCTATCCTACAGTTTATTTTGATGACGATGTTGTTTCCTTTATGGAGTATTGCTAATGCTTTAAATGATGTTCTGATAACACAGTTTAAGAGTGTTTTTGAACTTAGTAATTTTGCAAGCGCTTTAGTGCAGAGTGCTTTCTTCGGAG from Pelorhabdus rhamnosifermentans includes:
- a CDS encoding RbsD/FucU family protein, with amino-acid sequence MLKNIPSIFTPELIKILMEMGHGDELVLADGNYPCNGHPSRVVRCDGHGIPELLDAIMKFMPLDSYVEHPTVLMEVLPNDPYVPVIWDTYRKIIGEYEENGAREEAINKYDFYKRGAQAYAVVTTSEKAMYANIILKKGVVR